One stretch of Prinia subflava isolate CZ2003 ecotype Zambia chromosome 7, Cam_Psub_1.2, whole genome shotgun sequence DNA includes these proteins:
- the SLC34A2 gene encoding sodium-dependent phosphate transport protein 2B produces MAPWPEVEKPETNNYIGDSSKQNQNMAGKDGENHKGNVASLGNKGEIQPAFSTVALIDETRPEEEDPWALPELQDTGVKWSELDRKGKIIRVLYGIGKFIMLLGLLYMFVCSLDVLSSAFQLVGGKAAGDIFKDDSVLSNPVAGLVIGVLVTVMVQSSSTSSSIIVSMVSSTLLTVRAAIPIIMGANIGTSVTNTIVALMQAGDRNEFRRAFAGATIHDFFNWLAVFALLPIEVITGYLYHLTNVIVESFHLESGEDAPELLKVITDPFTKLIIELDKSVINAIATNDESAKNKSLVKIWCVTETNVTLQNVTIPPSENCTSPDFCWTEGNVTWTLKNITETDYITKCQHLFANSDLPDLAIGLILLALSLLVLCSCLIAIVKLLNSVLKGQVASVIKKTINTDFPFPFTWLAGYLAMLAGAGMTFVVQSSSVFTSAITPLVGIGVISIERSYPLTLGANIGTTTTAILAALASPGSTLKYSLQIALCHFFFNVSGIILFYPIPYTRLPIRMSKTLGNITAQYRWFAIFYLLLCFFLLPLFVFGLSLAGWAVLLGVCLPLFLLFIAVVVINVMQKRRPHSLPEKLQNWDFLPVWMHSLEPWDNIIMASLAFCGKHCCGFCKCCKVNAEQEGAKDKQLKTMEVYENTMAMADDERGGRRAPTVACVDKTGTNNTAL; encoded by the exons ATGGCTCCCTGGCCAGAGGTAGAAAAGCCTGAAACCAATAACTATATCGGAGACTcttccaaacaaaaccagaacatgGCTGGGAAAGACGGAGAAAATCACAAAG GCAACGTAGCTTCACTTGGAAATAAAGGGGAAATTCAACCTGCATTTTCCACAGTAGCTTTGATAGATGAGACAAGGCCAGAAGAAGAAGACCCGTGGGCTCTGCCAGAACTGCAGGACACTGGGGTCAAGTGGTCAG aactggatagaaaaggaaaaatcattcGTGTACTCTATGGGATAGGGAAGTTCATTATGCTGCTTGGATTACTCTACATGTTCGTGTGTTCTCTGGATGTACTGAGCTCTGCTTTTCAACTGGTAGGAG GTAAAGCAGCAGGGGACATATTTAAAGATGATTCAGTGCTCTCGAATCCTGTTGCGGGGCTGGTGATTGGAGTTCTGGTGACTGTTATGGTGCAGAGTTCCAGTACCTCTTCATCCATTATAGTCAGCATGGTGTCCTCCACGT TGCTGACTGTTAGAGCAGCTATTCCTATCATCATGGGAGCAAATATTGGCACCTCAGTTACAAACACAATTGTGGCACTTATGCAAGCTGGGGACAGGAATGAATTTAGAAG gGCCTTTGCTGGAGCAACAATCCATGATTTCTTTAACTGGCTAGCTGTGTTTGCACTGCTACCCATTGAAGTCATTACTGGCTATCTCTACCATCTCACCAATGTTATAGTTGAGTCCTTTCATCTTGAAAGTGGTGAGGATGCCCCGGAGCTACTAAAAGTTATCACAGACCCCTTTACAAAGCTCATCATTGAG CTTGATAAATCAGTAATAAATGCAATTGCTACTAATGATGAATcagcaaaaaacaaaagccTGGTAAAGATCTGGTGTGTCACTGAAACCAATGTG ACACTGCAGAATGTCACAATTCCACCTTCCGAAAACTGTACATCTCCTGACTTTTGCTGGACTGAGGGAAACGTGACATGGACCCTCAAGAATATAACTGAAACAGACTATATCACTAAAT gccAGCACCTCTTTGCAAACTCAGACCTGCCTGATCTTGCCATCGGGCTCATCCTTCTGGCTTTGTCCCTGCTTGTTCTGTGCTCCTGTTTGATAGCGATCGTTAAGCTATTAAACTCTGTGCTTAAAGGACAAGTGGCAAGTGTTATCAAGAAGACAATCAACACTG attttccatttccttttacTTGGCTTGCTGGATACCTGGCTATGCTAGCAGGGGCTGGTATGACCTTCGTTGTCCAAAGTAGTTCTGTTTTCACATCTGCTATTACACCCCTTGTTG GCATTGGTGTCATCAGCATTGAACGCTCTTACCCCCTCACCTTAGGAGCCAACATTGGCACAACCACAACAGCTATACTTGCAGCTTTAGCAAGTCCTGGGAGtacattaaaatattcattacAG ATTGCCTTGTGCCACTTTTTCTTCAATGTCTCTGGGATTATTCTGTTTTATCCGATACCTTACACCCGCCTGCCAATCCGCATGTCCAAGACCTTGGGAAATATAACAGCCCAGTACAGATGGTTTGCTATATTTTATCTTCtcctctgtttctttcttttgcctttgtttGTATTTGGTCTCTCACTGGCAGGCTGGGCAGTCCTTTTAGGTGTTTGCCTTCccctgtttcttctttttattgctGTGGTTGTAATTAATGTTATGCAGAAAAGGCGACCACATTCACTGCCGGAGAAGCTCCAAAACTGGGATTTCCTACCTGTCTGGATGCACTCCCTAGAGCCCTGGGACAATATAATTATGGCTTCACTTGCTTTTTGTGGGAAACACTGCTGTGGCTTCTGCAAGTGTTGTAAAGTCAATGCTGAACAGGAGGGTGCCAAAGACAAGCAGCTCAAAACAATGGAAGTTTATGAAAACACCATGGCAATGGCTGACGACGAAAGAGGTGGAAGAAGGGCACCAACTGTGGCTTGTGTTGACAAAACAGGCACAAACAACACAGCCTTGTAG